One part of the Vicia villosa cultivar HV-30 ecotype Madison, WI linkage group LG6, Vvil1.0, whole genome shotgun sequence genome encodes these proteins:
- the LOC131613741 gene encoding uncharacterized protein LOC131613741 — translation MCKYLSERCIRQFGYMQIIPRSPLQAAYIRNIGRDLEDILADFENHLVSVEYRTHDAISQWNYVEGYMTWFYKVLHSYMTHNAPRRPSRSVHEEFLENQQALDDHAVDVLSQSQNIMQLTRHRLGIHSRIF, via the coding sequence ATGTGCAAGTATCTGTCCGAGCGGTGCATCCGGCAATTTGGATACATGCAGATCATTCCCAGGTCACCCTTACAAGCTGCCTATATCCGTAATATTGGTAGAGACCTGGAAGACATTCTGGCAGATTTTGAGAATCATCTAGTATCGGTGGAGTATAGGACTCATGATGCCATATCTCAGTGGAACTATGTTGAGGGTTACATGACATGGTTCTATAAAGTGTTACACTCTTACATGACACATAATGCTCCTAGACGTCCATCTAGGTCTGTTCACGAGGAGTTCCTGGAGAATCAGCAAGCATTGGACGACCATGCCGTTGATGTGTTGTCGCAAAGTCAAAACATTATGCAACTTACACGTCACAGATTAGGAATACACAGTAGAATATTTTGA